The nucleotide window CATACCAATAAAAACTGTGAAACACAAGGAGTGGTGAGCATGAAAAGATGGCTTTTTCTGTTACTGTTTGTCATGCCCAGTGTTTCTATGGCTGCAGAACTGCCAACCCTTCCTGGAGCAATGAGTACTTCTCCTCATAAATTGTTTCTTTCGAGTGACAGTTACCAATCAGATAGTTTTGATGTGTGGAATATCGACGGCGGATACTCATACGAGTTATTTGATTCAGTCGATCTATACGTTGGTGCACGTGTCAACAACTCTCCAGTCCAAAACCAAAGCGGTTTTTTAAGTGGCGTCAGTTACCACTTTAATGATCGTTTCACGGTTAAAAGCACGCTGCGTTCTTTCAAATCGGACACCAATGAGCGCATTGATGAAGAAGACAGTGGCCTTGCTGCCGAAGTGTCTAGCCGCGTAAAGATCACTGATAAGCTAGATCTTCACGCAACTCTGGATTACCAAGATTGGCAACAAGGCTTTGAGGTAGGATTAGGCTTCCGCTTCTAGAACTCCAGTTTTTCTTTGGAAATCAATACGCCATTCCAGTCTGCATAAACATAATGCTTCGGCTGCACTAACTGATTTTGCATTGTTACTGTCACATTGACCTCACCCAGACCTCGTTTCTCTGTCTTAAACGGACAGGAGCCAAGTGCTTGAACGCCAATATCCATTTGTGACATTTGCGCCACATCACGTACAGCACCGTAAACAATAATCCCTTCCCACCCATTTTCGATACCAAGAATGGCCAATTGATCACCGAGCAACGCTTTTTGGCAAGAACCGTGGCCATCGACAATCAATACTTTTCCTGTACCGTCCTGTCCAAGTACTTCTCTTACCTTGGAATTGTCGTGATAGCAACGGACTGTGACAATTTCACCAAAAAACGCAGTACGCTGTCCAAAATTCTGTAATGGCAGATTTAGCAACGTCACTTTGTCTTCAAATTGGTCACAAATATCTGGTGTTATATCGTTCATATTTCCTCCGTGAATGGTCTCGCTCGAGATAAGCTCCAACGAGTAATATCCTGTTTGTGCTATACGAGTCGCTCACTCATCTTCGCTACCTTGTGTCGACTGCTCAGATCACTGCAGGCAATAAGGTATAGGTCGCCATGAGAAACATAATAAATCGCGTTTTGTTGAAACTCGTTTGCCAGTGCTATCGCGTCTTCTATTGAGATCTGCGCCGCAAAACTCTCTTCGTACCATTCAAAGGTGCTGTCACCCACAGTGACTGGCACATAGTTGACGTGCTTTAGACGCCTTTCTAGCTTTTGATTAATTATGCAGTTATCTTCTTTTGACAGCAAATTACTGTATGGGTTCCAAGCAGTTATCACAACATAGGTCAAAACATTCCACTTTGTTTCAAAACGGAAAAAAGAATTTGCATAAGCATTCCATAACGATGCGTCGATGTTCGTATTATTTTTTTCTATCATAACTCTTAAATGATTAATAACAGTTAAAATTACTCAATTGATGTAAATCAACAAACTGCATGGAATTAACATTTGAGCATTGTTAGCATGCTGTTAACAATATAAAATTCGCCCATCTCTAGGGTGTTTACGTTTCCTCCTCCAAGTTAGAAACTGGAAATGAAAGGTAAATATCCCATTAGAATAAAAGTCGCCACGGGATGATGGTGAGTTGGTAAATCTCCATGGAAGGCGGATAACT belongs to Vibrio sp. STUT-A11 and includes:
- a CDS encoding ribonuclease regulator, which translates into the protein MKRWLFLLLFVMPSVSMAAELPTLPGAMSTSPHKLFLSSDSYQSDSFDVWNIDGGYSYELFDSVDLYVGARVNNSPVQNQSGFLSGVSYHFNDRFTVKSTLRSFKSDTNERIDEEDSGLAAEVSSRVKITDKLDLHATLDYQDWQQGFEVGLGFRF
- a CDS encoding DUF3293 domain-containing protein, whose amino-acid sequence is MIEKNNTNIDASLWNAYANSFFRFETKWNVLTYVVITAWNPYSNLLSKEDNCIINQKLERRLKHVNYVPVTVGDSTFEWYEESFAAQISIEDAIALANEFQQNAIYYVSHGDLYLIACSDLSSRHKVAKMSERLV
- a CDS encoding putative 4-hydroxy-4-methyl-2-oxoglutarate aldolase, with product MNDITPDICDQFEDKVTLLNLPLQNFGQRTAFFGEIVTVRCYHDNSKVREVLGQDGTGKVLIVDGHGSCQKALLGDQLAILGIENGWEGIIVYGAVRDVAQMSQMDIGVQALGSCPFKTEKRGLGEVNVTVTMQNQLVQPKHYVYADWNGVLISKEKLEF